CGAGGATGCGGAACTCGCGCTGGAACACGGCGTGGACGGGATCTGGGTCTCGAACCACGGCGGCCGCGCGGAGGGAAGCGGCCGCGCGACGATCGACGCGCTTCCGGAGGTCGTGGAGGTGGCGGGCGGCGAGGTGCCGATCATCGTCGACGGAGGTTTCCGCCGCGGCACGGACATCTTCAAGGGCATCGCGCGTGGCGCCACGGCGGTGGCGATCGGGCGCCCCTACCTGTGGGGACTCGGCGCCTTCGGTCAGGCAGGCGTCGAGCGGGTGCTCGAAATCCTGATCGAGGAACTGCGGATCACGATGGGCGCCGTCGGGACCCCGTCACTCGCCGACATCGGCCCCCACTCCATAGGCGTCGACTGACGAAGCGGGGCTTTTCGGCGGGTTGTTAGCGCGTGCTTCGCCGCCGCATTTCCGTCGTGTAGTACTCCCAGAGCAGCCGCGCCGCCACGCTCCGCCAGGGTCGCCAGCGGCGGGCGATGTCGCGGAGCGCCTTCTCATCCGGTCGCTGTTCGAGGCCGAGCGCGTGTCCCGCCGCGTTTCGCAGCGCAAGGTCGCCCGCCGGGAAGATGTCGCTGTGGCCGGCGCAGAAGAGGAGGTAGACCTCGGCCGTCCACACGCCGATCCCCTTGAGCGCCGTCATGGTCGCGATCGACGCCTCGGCCGGCATGAGGCACAGCGCCCGCGGATCGAGACGACCGCTCTGAACCGCCTCCGCGGCGCCCTTGAGCGTCGCCTCCTTGGACCGGGACAGGCCGATCCGGCGGCACTGCGCATCGGAGAGCCCTGCCACCTGCGCAGGCTCGCAGCCCTCCGCTTCCTGGACGAGCCGCTCCCAGATCGCGGCGGCCGCCGCCTTCGAGACCATCTGCGCGACGATGGTCCGGGCGAGGCCCTCGAAGCCCGGAGCCCTTCGCCGCAGCGGCACCGGCCCCGCCTTTTCGACGACCTCGGCGAGCCGCCCGTCGATCCGCACCAACGCCTCCAGGCCCGCGGCGATATCGTCCGGTGTTTCTATCGTTCTTCCCTGCATTCTCCCCCTCCGCGCGTTCCCGCGGGAACGTCCCGGCGCGCTCTCTGGCCGATCCGTGTGCCTCACGTCAGTCTTATTGCGTGAAACGTCGAACGCTGATCAAGACGGTGGGCGCCGCGGCGCTGGGCTCGAGCCTCGGCGCGTGCTCCCCCGCGTGGCGCCGTCTTCCGCCGGGCCCCGCCGCCTGGAGCCTCCCCCTCCTCCGCGTCGCGCCGGATCGCGTCATCCGGACGACCGTGGGTCTCAGACCCTTCCGGCCGGCCGGCTTCCGCGTGGCCGCGGAGCGGCTCGACGAGAAGACCGTCATCCACAACTACGGCCACGGCGGCGCGGGGATCTCACTCTCGTGGGGGACGGGACTGCTCGTGTCCGAACTGGCCGAACCTCACCCTTCGAGGCAAGCCGCCGTCATCGGAGCGGGCGCCGTCGGGCTCGCCACCGCGCGGCAGCTTCAGCGCCGCGGGTTCGACGTTACGATTCACGCGCGCGCCCTCCCGCCCGACACGACCTCGAACATGGCCTACGCCGGGTTCTCGCCGCTCTCCAACCTCGTGTCGGCGCCGGAACGAACCCCGGCCTTTGACGCCCAGTTCGACCGGGCCGTCCGCGCATCCTACGAGCAGATGCAACGGTGGGCCGGAGCCGGGCGCGGCGTGTCGTGGGTGACGACCTACACCTGGACGAACCGCCTCTCGGAGCGGCGGGTGGAAGACTCCGGACTCGACGAGACCGAGAGCGGCCTCGACCCGGGCCTCGACGTGGGCCCCACCGTGCTGCAGCCGGGAGAACACCCCTTCCCCGGCACTTATGCCCTCCGCCGGCCGACCCTCCGCATCGAGCCGTCCATCTTCCTGGACCGGCTGATGGAGGAGTTCCTCCTGTTCGGCGGACGGGTGCGGGTCCGGGGGTTCGCGACCCCCCGCGACCTCATGTCGCTCGACGAACCGCTCATCGCCAACTGCACGGGTCTCGGCTCGCGCGCCCTGTTCGGCGACGAGACGATGACCCCCATCAAGGGCCAGCTCACCTTCCTCGCACCGCAGCCCGGGATCGACTACAGCCTCGAAGGCAGCGCGCCGGGCGGCGGCCGCATCGGGATCCTCCCGCGTTCGGACGGGATCGCGCTCGGACACGTGATGGAGCGCGGCGACTGGAGCCTGGAACCGATCGAGGAGGCGATCGCGACCCGGCTCGACCGCGCGGGCCGGCTCATGGCGGCGATGGCGGACCACCCCTCGGGGCTGGGCGGGGTCGCCGCCGCCCCGCGGTCACCCGCGCTGCGCGACGCGCTCGAAGACGATCCCGTCCCGGCGACCCCGCCCCCGGTCGAGAGCTTTTTCGACATCGAGTCCTGACCGTCCATTCCCAGGCGATCCGCCGCCACCGACATCTCATCATCTGGTTTATCGTCGTACCTCGACGTTGTCTGTTGACAAAAATGAATTGGTCCGTATTTTGTCGGTGTTCGGAGGATTGGCCGGTCGCCCACGCTGCGGACCGCAGTGGAACATCCGGACGAGTTCGACTCTGTTTTCAGACGCTGCTTGATGAGGAGATCGCCCCATGAGTTCCGAAGCTACGGTGGTCAAGACTGAGGTGAAGAAGAACGTCAACCGGAGCCCCAGGCACCCGTCGATCAACCTGGAGGACGCGATCGATCGGACCACGATGATCTATCGTTCAGCATGGGATGGTCCGGTCGGGATTGCGGCTGCCTGCGAAATCATAGGACTCTCGTACTCAGGCAGTACAGGAAAGCGCACCGTTTCCGCGCTGCTTCAGTTCGGCTTGCTTGAGAGCACGGGCAGAGGTGCCGAACGGACGGTGAAGCTGACGGAGCGGGCGCTCAACGTGGTCACCGACGAAGACGGAATCACCGATGAGCGGAACCGTGCCATCCGAGAGTGCGCTCTCATGCCTACGTCATACCGCACAGCTTGGGACCGCTGGGGCCCCCGCTTGCCGACGGACGACCGAGTGATGGCGCCGACGCTGATTCGGGACGGGTTTAACCCCAACTCGACCGCAGACTTCCTACGGGATTTTCGAGCGACGGTCGAGTTCGCCGCATTGGACAAATCCGTAGCTGTTAGTCCGCTTAGTGAAGACAAGACAGGCGACAACGCCGACGATCGGGTGCCCGGGAGCATGGAAGGTCTAGCAGAGGATGTACGAGATCTGAGCCAGCAGTCCGAGGCTCACACTCCACCACGGTCTTCCAGGTCAAGTTTCCGAGAGCTCACGATTCCGCTCCGCGGAGGGGAAATGGCGATACTCAGCGTGCCGATCCCGATGACGCGCCACAACTACAACAAGCTGTCCAGTTGGTTGGCGTGGGCCGAGGACACGTTGGTCGTGGAGGAGGAACTGGAGGAGGAGTAGCGAAAGGACAAAAAAAGGAGACGACATCATCGCAACATGATGCCGTCTCCGAAGGGGCCGTGGACAAACGGAAAGTCGCTTGTTATCGCAAAGCACGAGACCCGGGTTCGAATCCCGGCGGCCCCTCTCCGAGGGTTACGATACTTCGCTGGACGCAGCACCGCCATGTCTTGAGCGCCAGCTTAGGGAAGTGAGCGGGATGCGCGTGTAAGCTGCTGTATGGTCGATCCCGGCAAGTATCCTCACCAAATCAGCCC
Above is a window of Candidatus Palauibacter scopulicola DNA encoding:
- a CDS encoding FAD-dependent oxidoreductase, coding for MKRRTLIKTVGAAALGSSLGACSPAWRRLPPGPAAWSLPLLRVAPDRVIRTTVGLRPFRPAGFRVAAERLDEKTVIHNYGHGGAGISLSWGTGLLVSELAEPHPSRQAAVIGAGAVGLATARQLQRRGFDVTIHARALPPDTTSNMAYAGFSPLSNLVSAPERTPAFDAQFDRAVRASYEQMQRWAGAGRGVSWVTTYTWTNRLSERRVEDSGLDETESGLDPGLDVGPTVLQPGEHPFPGTYALRRPTLRIEPSIFLDRLMEEFLLFGGRVRVRGFATPRDLMSLDEPLIANCTGLGSRALFGDETMTPIKGQLTFLAPQPGIDYSLEGSAPGGGRIGILPRSDGIALGHVMERGDWSLEPIEEAIATRLDRAGRLMAAMADHPSGLGGVAAAPRSPALRDALEDDPVPATPPPVESFFDIES
- a CDS encoding DNA-3-methyladenine glycosylase, with the protein product MQGRTIETPDDIAAGLEALVRIDGRLAEVVEKAGPVPLRRRAPGFEGLARTIVAQMVSKAAAAAIWERLVQEAEGCEPAQVAGLSDAQCRRIGLSRSKEATLKGAAEAVQSGRLDPRALCLMPAEASIATMTALKGIGVWTAEVYLLFCAGHSDIFPAGDLALRNAAGHALGLEQRPDEKALRDIARRWRPWRSVAARLLWEYYTTEMRRRSTR